One region of Scomber scombrus chromosome 10, fScoSco1.1, whole genome shotgun sequence genomic DNA includes:
- the LOC133987385 gene encoding skin secretory protein xP2-like, whose product MSASSSSPTSPKSTPSSTPRSPVQSPLASSPASQGNRSAPKVVKAGKQGKAKKGEAFAPVPAPVDSQVTGASEKTVEAVPMKTVVEATTASVEPKKSPAPAAFKVTSKPAVAAPVSFLDTIASSPPKSAEVKSPKSKAAPVAAAADEELPPLIPPEKPVKMPVFVPPVEVGEVAPKPEAVEVVKPVEAPKPVAEANPAPVKVPKPAPVDVAKPVAEAKPATVEAPKPVAEAKPAPVEAPKPVAEAKPAPVEAPKPVAEAKPAPVEAPKPVAEAKPAPVEAPKPVEAKPAPVEAPKPVVEAPKPVVEASKPVVEAPKPVVAKPAPVEAPKPVVEAPKPAAEAKPAPVEAPKPVAEAKPAPVEAPKPVAEAKPAPVEAKPAPVEAPKPVVEAKPAPVEAPKPVVEAKPAPVEAPKPAAEAKPAPVEAPKPAAAAKPAPVEAPKPAAAAKPAPVEAPKPVAEAKPAPVEPAVADPAPRKLTFAEAVAKPAADKPEVEVTHSEPISSPKPAPTPAKTPAKVEPVIKNDKGIFFFFLLCAVFSPLSLRFR is encoded by the coding sequence ATgtctgcctcttcctcttctcccacCTCACCAAAGTCTACTCCTTCCTCAACCCCTCGGTCACCCGTGCAATCTCCCCTTGCTTCCTCACCTGCTAGTCAGGGTAACCGCTCCGCCCCAAAAGTTGTCAAGGCAGGCAAACAAGGAAAGGCTAAGAAAGGAGAGGCATTTGCGCCTGTTCCTGCCCCTGTGGACAGCCAGGTCACAGGAGCAAGTGAAAAAACAGTAGAGGCGGTCCCCATGAAAACAGTAGTTGAAGCTACAACCGCCTCAGTCGAGCCAAAAAAATCACCAGCCCCAGCTGCTTTTAAAGTAACCTCAAAGCCTGCTGTAGCTGCCCCAGTTTCATTTTTAGATACTATTGCTTCTAGCCCTCCCAAATCAGCTGAAGTTAAGTCACCTAAATCAAAAGCTGCTCCTGTTGCTGCAGCAGCTGATGAGGAACTCCCTCCTCTTATCCCACCTGAGAAGCCTGTTAAAATGCCAGTGTTTGTACCCCCTGTAGAGGTTGGAGAGGTAGCACCCAAACCTGAAGCTGTTGAGGTTGTTAAACCCGTTGAAGCCCCTAAACCAGTTGCTGAGGCCAATCCTGCACCCGTTAAGGTCCCGAAACCTGCACCTGTTGACGTTGCTAAGCCAGTTGCTGAGGCCAAACCTGCAACTGTTGAGGCCCCTAAACCAGTTGCTGAGGCAAAACCTGCACCTGTTGAGGCCCCTAAACCAGTTGCTGAGGCCAAACCTGCACCTGTTGAGGCCCCTAAACCAGTTGCTGAGGCCAAACCTGCACCTGTTGAGGCCCCTAAACCAGTTGCTGAGGCCAAACCTGCACCTGTTGAGGCCCCTAAACCAGTTGAGGCCAAACCTGCTCCGGTTGAGGCTCCTAAACCAGTTGTTGAGGCTCCTAAACCAGTTGTTGAGGCTTCTAAACCAGTTGTTGAGGCTCCTAAACCAGTTGTGGCCAAACCTGCTCCGGTTGAGGCTCCTAAACCAGTTGTTGAGGCTCCTAAACCAGCTGCAGAGGCCAAACCTGCACCTGTTGAGGCCCCTAAACCAGTTGCTGAGGCCAAACCTGCACCTGTTGAGGCCCCTAAACCAGTTGCTGAGGCCAAACCAGCTCCTGTTGAGGCCAAACCTGCTCCTGTTGAGGCCCCTAAACCAGTTGTTGAGGCCAAACCTGCTCCTGTTGAGGCCCCTAAACCAGTTGTTGAGGCCAAACCTGCTCCTGTTGAGGCTCCTAAACCAGCTGCAGAGGCTAAACCTGCACCTGTTGAGGCTCCTAAACCAGCTGCAGCGGCCAAACCTGCTCCTGTTGAGGCTCCTAAACCAGCTGCAGCAGCCAAACCTGCTCCTGTTGAGGCCCCTAAACCAGTTGCTGAGGCCAAACCTGCCCCTGTTGAGCCTGCCGTGGCTGACCCAGCTCCCCGTAAACTCACATTTGCTGAGGCAGTTGCAAAACCTGCTGCTGATAAACCTGAGGTTGAGGTAACTCATTCTGAACCTATCTCATCACCCAAACCTGCCCCCACTCCCGCTAAAACCCCAGCGAAGGTGGAGCCTGTGATCAAGAACGACAAgggtattttcttctttttcctcctgtgtgctgttttttccccactcTCGCTGCGTTTTCGGTGA
- the ptges3b gene encoding prostaglandin E synthase 3b has protein sequence MHPATAKWYDRRDSVFIEFCVADSKDVKINFDKIKFGFSCLGGTDNVKHENEIDLFEAIDENESKHKRTDRSVLCYLRKAQPGKAWPRLTKEKAKLSWLSVDFNNWKDWEDDSDEEMGNFDQFSDMMNNMGGEDDLPDLDGADDDESADSDDEKMPDLE, from the exons AT GCATCCAGCAACTGCCAAGTGGTACGACAGGAGGGACTCTGTTTTTATAGAGTTCTGTGTGGCGGACAGCAAAGATGTTAAAATCAactttgataaaataaaattcgGTTTCAG ttGTCTTGGTGGAACTGACAATGTCAAACATGAGAATGAAATAGACCTTTTTGAAGCCATTGATGAAAAT GAATCCAAACATAAACGCACAGATCGCTCAGTGTTGTGCTATCTACGAAAAGCGCAGCCAGGGAAGGCGTGGCCGAGGCTAACAAAAGAGAAGGCTAAG ctGAGTTGGCTCAGTGTGGACTTCAACAACTGGAAAGACTGGGAGGATGACTCAGATGAGGAAATGGGCAACTTCGATCAATTCTCAGAT ATGATGAACAACATGGGAGGTGAGGATGACCTACCTGATCTAGACGGTGCAGATGAC gaTGAGTCTGCAGATAGTGACGATGAGA AAATGCCAGATTTGGAGTAG
- the prim1 gene encoding DNA primase small subunit: protein MPSSLASDYDPASLPDLLPLYYRRLFPFSQYFRWLNYGGVHKNYFMNREFSFTLKDDIYVRYQSFTTQNEMEKEMQKMNPYKIDIGAVYSHKPNQHNTVKSGTFQALEKELVFDIDMTDYDDVRSCCSAADICSKCWPLMTIAIRILDRALRDDFGFQHLLWVYSGRRGVHCWVCDEAARKLSVAARSAVAEYLSLVKGGDETVKKVVLTDPIHPLIRESLAVVEHYFDQYAIQDQDILGRKESIDKVLALTPEDVKKELQQDFQSEKKPGNRWELVKKQASRKQATAKKGQHFEKEIMLQYCYPRLDVNVSKGVNHLLKSPFSVHPKTGRISVPMDLKELDTFDPFAVPTISLICAELDRPRTGEEEEKMEESQDKENEKDAAERRKIRDYKRTSLAKYVKHLDQFLDGMARSWKGELLKKSDLQKEF from the exons CAGATTTATTACCGCTTTACTACCGACGGTTGTTTCCTTTCTCCCAGTATTTTCGCTGGCTAAACTATGGAGGAG TGCACAAGAACTACTTCATGAATCGAGAGTTCTCCTTCACACTCAAAGATGACATCTACGTCCGCTACCAGTCTTTCACCACACAGAACGAGATGGAGAAGGAGATGCAGAAGATGAACCCATACAAGATTGACATTGGAGCAGTGTACAGTCACAAG CCCAATCAGCACAACACTGTGAAGTCAGGAACCTTCCAGGCCCTCGAGAAGGAGCTGGTGTTTGATATCGATATGACTGATTATGATGATGTCAGAAGCTGTTGTAG tGCTGCAGACATTTGCTCCAAGTGCTGGCCCTTGATGACCATTGCTATACGTATCCTGGATAGAGCTCTACGAg ACGACTTTGGCTTCCAGCACCTGCTTTGGGTTTATTCTGGCAGAAGAGGAGTGCATTGCTGGGTGTGTGATGAAGCTGCCAGGAAGCTCTCTGTGGCAGCACGCTCCGCAGTGGCAGAGTACCTCAGCCTGGTGAAG GGCGGTGATGAGACTGTGAAGAAAGTAGTGCTGACAGATCCAATTCATCCTTTAATCAG GGAGTCTTTGGCTGTGGTGGAGCATTACTTTGACCAGTACGCAATACAGGATCAGGACATACTGGGCCGCAAGGAATCTATAGACAAAGTGCTGGCCCTTACGCCGGAAG atgttaaaaaagaatTGCAGCAGGACTTTCAAAGTGAGAAGAAACCTGGCAATCGTTGGGAACTGGTCAAAAAACAAGCCAGCAGGAAACAG GCTACTGCCAAGAAGGGCCAACACTTTGAGAAAGAAATCATGCTGCAGTATTGTTACCCACGGCTTGATGTGAATGTCAGTAAAGGGGTGAACCACTTGCTGAAGAGCCCCTTCAGTGTGCATCCCAAAACAG GACGCATTTCCGTTCCCATGGATCTCAAAGAACTCGATACGTTTGATCCTTTTGCTGTGCCCACAATCAG TCTGATCTGCGCTGAGTTGGATCGGCCCAGGACAGgcgaagaagaagagaaaatggAGGAGAGCCAGGACAAGGAAAACGAGAAGGATGCAGCAGAGAGACGGAAGATCAGAG ATTATAAAAGAACCAGTCTGGCAAAGTATGTGAAACACTTGGACCAGTTTCTGGATGGGATGGCTCGTTCGTGGAAAGGAGAACTTCTCAAAAAGAGTG atcttcAGAAGGAATTCTGA
- the LOC133987386 gene encoding nascent polypeptide-associated complex subunit alpha — MPGEATETVPVTEQEMQQPQVETGSGTESDSDDSVPDLEEQDSAQTQTQQAQLAAAAEIDEEPVSKAKQSRSEKKARKAMSKLGLRQVTGVTRVTIRKSKNILFVITKPDVYKSPASDTYIVFGEAKIEDLSQQAQLAAAEKFKVQGEAVSNIQENTQTPTVQEESEEEEVDETGVEVKDIELVMSQANVSRAKAVRALKNNNNDIVNAIMELTM, encoded by the exons ATGCCTGGCGAAGCCACAGAAACGGTCCCAGTTACTGAGCAGGAGATGCAGCAGCCTCAAGTGGAGACTG GATCTGGCACTGAGTCCGACAGTGACGACTCAGTCCCTGATCTGGAGGAACAGGACTCTGcccagacacagacacagcaaGCTCAG CTTGCAGCAGCTGCTGAAATAGACGAGGAGCCTGTCAGCAAAGCCAAACAGAGCCGCAGTGAAAAGAAGGCACGAAAg GCTATGTCAAAGCTTGGTCTCAGGCAGGTAACAGGGGTCACCAGAGTCACCATTCGTAAGTCAAAGAACATCTTGTTCGTCATTACCAAACCAGACGTCTACAAGAGCCCCGCATCAGACACATACATCGTCTTCGGTGAAGCTAAG ATCGAAGATCTTTCCCAGCAAGCCCAGCTGGCAGCTGCAGAAAAATTCAAGGTACAGGGAGAAGCTGTATCAAACATccaggaaaacacacagacgcCAACAGTACAGGAGGAGAGCGAAGAAGAAGAG GTTGATGAGACCGGAGTTGAGGTTAAGGACATTGAACTCGTCATGTCACAAGCCAACGTGTCGCGGGCGAAGGCTGTACGCGccctgaaaaacaacaacaacgacattGTCAATGCTATTATG GAGTTGACGATGTAA